One Intestinimonas butyriciproducens genomic window, CAAAGGGAATCATACCAAACATATAAAAGGCTCCTTTCAAACTGTGATCCATCTTGATTTCTCTGTTAGCAGTCATTAGACTAATTTGCTAAAATCCTTTGCTTTTCATGGAAACCATCCTCTTTCCGGGGACTGCGCCCTCTCGAACGCGCCCCCTTGTCTCATCTTCTGGACCTAGTATAAGCCTGGATTATGAACAAATATACAGGCAAATATGTCTAAACTGTAAATGTTAGCACTCATCATTATAGAGTGCTAATTCCTTGGCGTCAGAAAGGCGGACCGGGCCGTTTCCGGTCCGCTCCGCCCCCTGCGGTACTTCGCTTCTATAGTTACGGCAACTTCCCATATGCCTCGTCATACACCGGCTCGCACCACTCGTTCCCGGCGCCCTCCCCCGGTATCTCCACGGCCAGGTGGGCAAACCAACTGTCCTTGGCGGCGCCGTGCCAGTGCTTCACGTTGGCGGGAATATGGACCACATCTCCGGTCCGGAGTTCACGGGCTGGCTTTCCCTCCTCCTGGTACCACCCCCGGCCGCCGATGCACAGCAGGATCTGCCCGCCGCCTTTTGCGGCCCGGTGTATGTGCCAGTTGTTTCGGCAGCCCGGCTCAAAGGTCACGTTGCCGATGACCACCCCCTCCAGCGAGAGCATATTCAAATAGCTCCGGCCCACAAAATAGGGGGCAAAGGCGGCGTTCTCCGCCCCCCGGGGAAAGATCACGCCTTGCTTCCAGTCACACATGGCCGTTCTTCTTTCCGTCCTGATGCCGCTGAAGCAGCTGCGCCTTGCACATCAGGCCCTTTTCATACCGCTCGATCTTGTGATTGAGCCGGTCCAGCGACTGCTGCATCTCTTCCATGCGGGCCGTCAATTGTTCCCGCTGCTCGATCAGGAGGGCCTTGCGGGCCTCCACGGTCTCGTCGCCCCGCTGGAAGAGGGCCACATACTCGATCAGCGCCTCGATCTGCACGCCCGCGGCGCGCATACACTTCATCAGCTCGATCCAGTTGCAGGACTCCTCGTCGTAGTCCCGGATACCGCTCTTGGTGCGGGGTACCGGTGGAATCAGTCCGATGCGTTCGTAATAGCGCAGGGTGTCCGCCGACAGGTCGAATCTCCTGCTCACTTCTGCAATGGTCATGGCGTCTGTCTCCTTTCCAGCATTCAGCCGGTCTCTCCCTTCGCGCACAAAGGGTCCCGGCGGCCTTTTGAGCCGGACGGGTATCCCGCAGGCCACGCAGTCACCTGCCTTGCCCCGTCCGGCGGTGCGGCCCCATCATAGTAAAGCGTTGTCTCAGCCCTTGTACGTTTGCTTCGCGTTCCTGCAGACAGAGAGGCGTCGCAGGATCTTCTCCTCTGTTCCGCATGCTTTTTACTACCATAACACCTGGAGTAGACTCCAAGTCAATAGGCTGCTCCTCTTTTTTGAAAATATTTTTCAGGCCG contains:
- a CDS encoding cupin domain-containing protein, giving the protein MCDWKQGVIFPRGAENAAFAPYFVGRSYLNMLSLEGVVIGNVTFEPGCRNNWHIHRAAKGGGQILLCIGGRGWYQEEGKPARELRTGDVVHIPANVKHWHGAAKDSWFAHLAVEIPGEGAGNEWCEPVYDEAYGKLP
- a CDS encoding MerR family transcriptional regulator; the protein is MTIAEVSRRFDLSADTLRYYERIGLIPPVPRTKSGIRDYDEESCNWIELMKCMRAAGVQIEALIEYVALFQRGDETVEARKALLIEQREQLTARMEEMQQSLDRLNHKIERYEKGLMCKAQLLQRHQDGKKNGHV